The Streptomyces laurentii genome contains a region encoding:
- a CDS encoding two-component system sensor kinase (ATP binding site [chemical binding];~Domain present in phytochromes and cGMP-specific phosphodiesterases; smart00065;~FOG: GAF domain [Signal transduction mechanisms]; COG2203;~G-X-G motif;~Histidine kinase-like ATPases; This family includes several ATP-binding proteins for example: histidine kinase, DNA gyrase B, topoisomerases, heat shock protein HSP90, phytochrome-like ATPases and DNA mismatch repair proteins; cd00075;~Histidine kinase; pfam07730;~Mg2+ binding site [ion binding];~identified by MetaGeneAnnotator; putative;~two-component system sensor kinase [Streptomyces griseus subsp. griseus NBRC13350]), whose amino-acid sequence MTAPDAPDPLDAATQATRSLHGLSTELTARVPLLLEAMRSVGTGPELHTTLDRICETAAELAGARYAAIGVVDQERDGLSDFVTYGVGEDTAHRIGHRPDGHAGLLGALIRDPQTIRLADVSDDPRSAGFPPGHPPMRTFLGVPIRVQGEIFGNLYLAEKKDGGEFNDYDVHMVRVLATEAGIAIGNARLYEAARQRERWIDGSVAVTTALLSGGDADDALTVVAEQARRLADADAGIVLLPAGEGGLEVVAVSADEPVWALGLVIPPESPVVESLLEGEAVFLADASSDSRTTTPLVRYGPAMLLSLQSGGRVLGALAVPRLRGARQFTEAERTLAAQFASQAALALMMAEAQRDRERLAVYEDRDRIARDLHDLVIQRLFATGMMLESAQRKSIVPAVREGVGKAVDELDVTIQEIRTAIFALQQGPAEAPSGLRTRVLREINMAAVPLGFKPAHRFLGAIDATVGELTGKNLIAALREALSNAFRHAEASRIEVVLDATVTLPDGTSGVRLSVADDGIGIPSGGRRSGLRNLARRAESLGGASWCDPGIGEDGAGTTVVWQAPL is encoded by the coding sequence ATGACCGCGCCCGACGCACCGGATCCGCTCGACGCCGCGACCCAGGCGACGCGCAGCCTGCACGGGCTGTCGACCGAGCTGACCGCGCGCGTGCCCCTGCTCCTGGAGGCGATGCGCTCCGTCGGCACAGGCCCCGAACTGCACACCACCCTCGACCGGATCTGCGAGACGGCGGCGGAACTGGCCGGTGCCCGGTACGCGGCCATCGGCGTCGTCGACCAGGAGCGCGACGGCCTGTCCGACTTCGTCACGTACGGCGTCGGCGAGGACACCGCCCACCGGATCGGCCACCGCCCCGACGGGCACGCCGGACTGCTCGGCGCGCTCATCCGCGATCCGCAGACGATCCGGCTCGCCGACGTGTCGGACGATCCGCGCTCGGCCGGGTTCCCGCCGGGCCATCCGCCGATGCGGACCTTCCTCGGCGTCCCGATACGGGTGCAGGGCGAGATCTTCGGCAACCTCTACCTCGCCGAGAAGAAGGACGGCGGCGAGTTCAACGACTACGACGTCCACATGGTCCGGGTGCTCGCCACCGAGGCCGGGATCGCCATTGGCAACGCGCGGCTGTACGAGGCGGCGCGGCAGCGCGAGCGCTGGATCGACGGCTCCGTCGCCGTCACCACCGCCCTGCTGTCCGGCGGTGACGCCGACGACGCGCTCACCGTGGTCGCCGAGCAGGCCCGTCGGCTCGCCGACGCCGACGCGGGGATCGTGCTGCTGCCGGCGGGGGAGGGCGGTCTGGAGGTCGTCGCGGTCTCCGCCGACGAGCCGGTCTGGGCCCTGGGCCTGGTGATCCCGCCCGAGAGCCCGGTGGTGGAGAGCCTGCTGGAGGGCGAGGCGGTGTTCCTCGCCGACGCCTCCAGCGATTCCCGGACGACCACGCCGCTCGTGCGGTACGGGCCGGCGATGCTGCTGTCGCTGCAGAGCGGCGGCCGGGTGCTCGGCGCGCTCGCGGTGCCGAGGCTCCGGGGCGCGCGGCAGTTCACGGAGGCCGAGCGGACGCTGGCCGCGCAGTTCGCCTCGCAGGCGGCGCTCGCCCTGATGATGGCCGAGGCGCAGCGGGACCGGGAACGGCTCGCCGTGTACGAGGACCGTGACCGGATCGCCCGTGACCTGCACGATCTGGTGATCCAGCGGCTGTTCGCCACCGGGATGATGCTGGAGAGCGCCCAGCGCAAGTCGATCGTGCCGGCCGTGCGGGAGGGCGTCGGCAAGGCGGTCGACGAGCTGGACGTGACCATCCAGGAGATCCGTACGGCCATCTTCGCGCTCCAGCAGGGCCCGGCCGAGGCGCCGTCGGGGCTGCGGACCCGTGTTCTGCGGGAGATCAACATGGCGGCCGTGCCGCTCGGCTTCAAGCCCGCGCACCGCTTCCTCGGCGCGATCGACGCGACGGTGGGCGAGCTGACCGGCAAGAACCTGATCGCCGCGCTGCGCGAGGCGCTGTCGAACGCCTTCCGGCACGCGGAGGCGAGCCGGATCGAGGTGGTCCTGGACGCCACCGTCACGCTGCCGGACGGTACCTCGGGCGTCCGGTTGTCGGTCGCGGACGACGGGATCGGGATCCCGTCGGGCGGCCGCCGCAGCGGGCTGCGCAACCTGGCCCGGCGCGCCGAGTCCCTGGGCGGCGCGAGCTGGTGCGACCCGGGGATCGGGGAGGACGGCGCCGGTACGACGGTGGTGTGGCAGGCGCCGCTCTGA
- a CDS encoding cytochrome bd-I oxidase subunit II (Cytochrome oxidase subunit II; pfam02322;~cytochrome bd-I oxidase subunit II [Streptomyces roseosporus NRRL15998];~cytochrome d ubiquinol oxidase subunit 2; Provisional; cl12219;~identified by MetaGeneAnnotator; putative), with protein MELHDVWFVLIAVLWIGYFFLEGFDFGVGILTKLLARDRTEKRVLINTIGPVWDGNEVWLLTAGGATFAAFPEWYATLFSGFYLPLLIILLCLIVRGVAFEYRAKRPEENWQRNWEHALFWTSLIPAFLWGVAFGNIVRGVKIDKNFEYVGNFWDLLNPYALLGGLVTLTLFTFHGAVFAALKTVGDIRTRARSLALKLGLVTAVAALGFLIWTQTNHGDGWSLAAMLVAVVALLAAIGANQIGREGWAFAFSGVTIVAAVAMLFLTLFPNVMPSTLNPAWSLTVTNASSSPYTLKIMTWCAGIATPLVLLYQSWTYWVFRKRIGTQHIAEPAH; from the coding sequence ATGGAACTCCACGACGTCTGGTTCGTACTCATCGCCGTCCTCTGGATCGGCTACTTCTTCCTCGAGGGATTCGACTTCGGAGTCGGCATCCTCACCAAGCTGCTGGCCCGTGACCGGACCGAGAAGCGCGTCCTCATCAACACCATCGGACCCGTCTGGGACGGCAACGAGGTGTGGCTGCTCACCGCGGGCGGTGCGACCTTCGCCGCCTTCCCCGAGTGGTACGCCACGCTCTTCTCCGGCTTCTACCTGCCGCTGCTGATCATCCTGCTCTGTCTGATCGTCCGTGGTGTCGCCTTCGAGTACCGGGCCAAGCGGCCCGAGGAGAACTGGCAGCGCAACTGGGAGCACGCCCTCTTCTGGACCTCGCTCATCCCCGCGTTCCTGTGGGGCGTGGCCTTCGGCAACATCGTCCGCGGCGTGAAGATCGACAAGAACTTCGAGTACGTCGGCAACTTCTGGGACCTGCTCAACCCGTACGCCCTCCTGGGCGGCCTGGTCACGCTCACCCTCTTCACCTTCCACGGCGCGGTGTTCGCGGCGCTCAAGACGGTCGGGGACATCCGCACCCGGGCCCGCTCGCTCGCGCTCAAGCTGGGACTCGTCACGGCCGTGGCCGCGCTGGGCTTCCTCATCTGGACCCAGACGAACCACGGTGACGGCTGGAGCCTGGCCGCGATGCTGGTCGCCGTGGTGGCCCTGCTCGCCGCGATCGGGGCGAACCAGATCGGGCGCGAGGGATGGGCGTTCGCGTTCTCGGGCGTCACCATCGTCGCGGCGGTGGCGATGCTGTTCCTGACGCTGTTCCCGAACGTCATGCCGTCCACGCTCAACCCCGCGTGGAGCCTGACGGTGACCAACGCGTCGTCCAGCCCGTACACGCTCAAGATCATGACGTGGTGCGCGGGCATCGCGACACCGCTGGTGCTGCTCTACCAGAGCTGGACCTACTGGGTGTTCCGCAAGCGGATCGGCACGCAGCACATCGCCGAACCCGCCCACTAA
- a CDS encoding biosynthetic aromatic amino acid aminotransferase beta (Aspartate aminotransferase family. This family belongs to pyridoxal phosphate (PLP)-dependent aspartate aminotransferase superfamily (fold I). Pyridoxal phosphate combines with an alpha-amino acid to form a compound called a Schiff base or aldimine...; cd00609;~Biosynthetic Aromatic amino acid aminotransferase beta [Streptomyces venezuelae ATCC10712];~catalytic residue [active];~histidinol-phosphate aminotransferase; Validated;~homodimer interface [polypeptide binding];~identified by MetaGeneAnnotator; putative;~pyridoxal 5'-phosphate binding site [chemical binding]), with amino-acid sequence MSETSGTPGTSAAGPRLRAALDGVPTYKPGKPAAAGGPVAFKLSSNENPYPPLPGVMESALAAAAHFNRYPDMACTGLMAEIADRFGVPVSHVATGTGSVGVAQSLLQATSGPGDEVIYAWRSFEAYPIITQISGATSVQVPLTDGEVHDLDAMADAITDRTRLIFVCNPNNPTGTAVRRAELERFLDRVPSDILVVIDEAYREFVRDAEIPDGIELYRDRPNVAVLRTFSKAYGLAGLRVGFAVAHEPVAAALRKTAVPFGVSQLAQDAAVASLQAEDELFGRVGALVAERERVHAGLVAQGWTVPDTHANFVWLRLGERTMDFAAECERQGVVVRPFAGEGVRVTIGEDEANDLFLKAAEGFRRDA; translated from the coding sequence GTGAGCGAGACCAGCGGAACCCCTGGGACGAGTGCGGCGGGCCCGAGGCTGCGCGCCGCGCTGGACGGCGTCCCCACCTACAAGCCGGGCAAGCCGGCCGCCGCCGGTGGTCCGGTCGCCTTCAAGCTGTCCTCCAACGAGAACCCCTACCCGCCGCTGCCCGGCGTCATGGAGAGCGCGCTCGCCGCGGCCGCGCACTTCAACCGCTACCCGGACATGGCCTGTACGGGGCTGATGGCGGAGATCGCCGACCGCTTCGGCGTGCCGGTCTCCCACGTGGCCACCGGCACCGGTTCGGTCGGTGTGGCGCAGTCCCTGCTCCAGGCCACCTCCGGCCCGGGTGACGAAGTGATCTACGCCTGGCGGTCCTTCGAGGCGTACCCGATCATCACGCAGATCAGCGGGGCGACTTCGGTGCAGGTGCCGCTCACCGACGGCGAGGTGCACGACCTCGACGCGATGGCCGACGCGATCACCGACCGGACCCGGCTGATCTTCGTCTGCAACCCCAACAACCCCACGGGCACCGCGGTGCGCCGGGCGGAGCTGGAGCGCTTCCTGGACCGGGTGCCCTCCGACATCCTCGTGGTGATCGACGAGGCGTACCGGGAGTTCGTGCGCGACGCCGAGATTCCGGACGGCATCGAGCTCTACCGCGACCGGCCGAACGTGGCCGTGCTGCGGACCTTCTCCAAGGCGTACGGACTGGCCGGCCTGCGGGTGGGCTTCGCCGTCGCGCACGAGCCGGTGGCGGCGGCGCTGCGCAAGACGGCGGTGCCGTTCGGCGTGAGCCAGCTGGCGCAGGACGCGGCGGTGGCCTCGCTGCAGGCGGAGGACGAGCTGTTCGGACGGGTCGGCGCGCTGGTCGCCGAGCGCGAGCGGGTCCACGCGGGTCTGGTGGCCCAGGGCTGGACCGTGCCGGACACCCACGCGAACTTCGTCTGGCTGCGGCTCGGCGAGCGGACCATGGACTTCGCCGCGGAATGCGAGCGACAGGGCGTGGTCGTACGGCCGTTCGCGGGGGAGGGCGTGCGCGTCACGATCGGCGAGGACGAGGCGAACGACCTGTTCCTGAAGGCGGCGGAGGGCTTCCGCCGGGACGCGTAA
- a CDS encoding transport ATP-binding protein cydCD (ABC transporter signature motif;~ABC transporter transmembrane region; pfam00664;~ATP binding site [chemical binding];~ATP-binding cassette transporter nucleotide-binding domain; cl17201;~D-loop;~H-loop/switch region;~Q-loop/lid;~Transport ATP-binding protein CydCD [Streptomyces venezuelae ATCC10712];~Walker A/P-loop;~Walker B;~identified by MetaGeneAnnotator; putative;~thiol reductant ABC exporter, CydC subunit; TIGR02868;~thiol reductant ABC exporter, CydD subunit; TIGR02857), producing the protein MKPIDPRLLRHARATRFFLLAVVGLGLVGALLIVAQAMLIAEVVVGAFQRGLPVSGLTTPLALLAVVAVGRALVSWLTELAAHRASAAVKSELRGRLLQQAAHLGPGWLSGQKAGSLAALATRGVDALDDYFARYLPQLGLAVVVPVAVLARIVTEDWVSAAIIVVTLPLIPVFMILIGWYTQARMDRQWKLLSRLSGHFLDVVAGLPTLKVFGRAKAQAENIRKITAEYRRATMRTLRIAFLSSFALELLSTLSVALVAVGIGMRLVHGSLDLATGLVILILAPEAYLPLRQVGAQFHAAAEGLAAAEEIFEVLEQPVPDGGTGAVPASVRLELDQVTVRHPGRATPSLDAASLTVEPGETVALVGPSGAGKSTLLDVVLGFARPEEGGTVRVGGADLASLDLEEWRSRIAWVPQRPYLFAGTIAENVRLARPDASDEAVRQALRDAGADGFVADLPEGADTPLGEDGAGLSAGQRQRLALARAFLADRPLLLLDEPTAALDGATEAGVVDAVRRLAVGRTVLLVVHRPALLAVADRVVRIGVEGPSAGESSVRKPVARETAALVKDGGAVVASDAVADPAGETRRTGAMEEAGPATPSARRVFGRVRAMAGGLKGRVALALLLGSLALGSAVGLMAVSGWLISRASEQPPVLYLMVAVTATRAFGIGRAVFRYAERVVSHDAVLRMLADLRVAVFRRLERIAPAGLRRTRRGDLLTRLVQDVDALQDYWLRWLLPAGAALVVGAGSVAFTGWLLPEAGAVLAVGLLLAGVAVPLVGAVLARRAERQLAPARGALTTTVVDLLHGCAELTVAGALKGRVERAAAADRTLTAIASRQSAATALSAGLSALVCGLTVAGAALVGIPAVRDGRLDGVALAVVVLTPLAAFEAVTGLPLALQFRQRVRRSAERVLDVLDAPVPVPEPATPAAPPASPFPLELDGLTARYAGQDRPALDGFGLRLEAGRRVAVVGASGSGKTTLAQVLLRFLDTESGAYRLGGVPARDLDSDDVRRFVGLCAQDAHLFDSTLRENLRLARTGASDGELRDALRRARLLDWVDTLPDGLDTLVGEHGSRLSGGQRQRLALARALLADFPVLVLDEPAEHLDLATADALTDDLLRATEGRTTVLITHRLHGLDAVDEVVVLDRGRIVQRGTYAELTAADGRLRRMREQERASDRLLTAGPADGPVGDGATVVPGAEPARPTPPVPPQSAQPTLLAP; encoded by the coding sequence GTGAAACCGATCGATCCGCGCCTGCTCCGTCACGCCAGGGCGACTCGCTTCTTCCTCCTCGCGGTGGTCGGTCTCGGCCTCGTCGGGGCGTTGCTGATCGTCGCCCAGGCGATGCTGATCGCCGAGGTCGTGGTCGGGGCCTTCCAGAGGGGCCTGCCGGTCTCCGGTCTCACCACGCCGCTGGCGCTGCTCGCCGTCGTGGCGGTGGGGCGGGCGCTGGTCTCCTGGCTCACCGAACTGGCCGCCCACCGGGCCAGCGCGGCGGTCAAGTCCGAACTGCGCGGCCGGCTTCTTCAGCAGGCCGCGCACCTCGGGCCCGGATGGCTCAGCGGGCAGAAGGCCGGTTCGCTGGCCGCGCTCGCGACCCGGGGCGTGGACGCGCTCGACGACTACTTCGCCCGCTATCTGCCCCAGCTGGGGCTCGCGGTCGTGGTGCCGGTGGCGGTCCTCGCCCGGATCGTCACCGAGGACTGGGTCTCGGCGGCGATCATCGTGGTGACGCTGCCGCTCATCCCGGTCTTCATGATCCTCATCGGCTGGTACACCCAGGCCCGGATGGACCGTCAGTGGAAGCTGCTCTCCCGGCTCTCGGGACACTTCCTCGACGTGGTGGCCGGACTGCCGACGCTCAAGGTGTTCGGCCGGGCCAAGGCGCAGGCCGAGAACATCCGGAAGATCACCGCCGAGTACCGGCGGGCGACCATGCGGACGCTGCGGATCGCCTTCCTCTCCTCCTTCGCCCTGGAACTGCTTTCGACGCTGTCGGTCGCGCTGGTCGCGGTCGGCATCGGCATGCGGCTGGTCCACGGCAGCCTCGACCTCGCCACCGGACTCGTCATCCTGATCCTGGCGCCCGAGGCGTATCTGCCGCTGCGGCAGGTGGGCGCGCAGTTCCACGCGGCGGCGGAGGGGCTGGCCGCCGCCGAGGAGATCTTCGAGGTTTTGGAACAGCCGGTGCCGGACGGGGGTACGGGGGCGGTGCCCGCGTCCGTACGTCTCGAACTGGACCAGGTGACGGTACGGCACCCCGGCCGCGCCACCCCCTCGCTGGACGCGGCCTCGCTCACCGTCGAACCCGGGGAGACCGTGGCCCTCGTGGGACCGAGCGGCGCCGGCAAGTCGACCCTGCTCGACGTGGTGCTCGGCTTCGCACGCCCGGAGGAGGGCGGCACCGTACGAGTCGGGGGCGCCGACCTCGCCTCGCTGGACCTGGAGGAGTGGCGCTCGCGGATCGCGTGGGTGCCGCAGCGACCGTATCTCTTCGCCGGGACCATCGCGGAGAACGTGCGCCTCGCCCGGCCGGACGCCTCGGACGAGGCCGTCCGTCAGGCTCTGCGCGACGCGGGCGCGGACGGGTTCGTCGCCGACCTGCCGGAGGGGGCCGACACCCCGCTCGGCGAGGACGGCGCCGGTCTGTCCGCCGGTCAGCGCCAGCGGCTCGCCCTGGCCCGGGCGTTCCTCGCGGACCGGCCCCTGCTGCTGCTCGACGAGCCGACCGCCGCGCTCGACGGAGCGACCGAGGCCGGGGTCGTCGACGCCGTCCGCCGGCTCGCGGTCGGCCGTACGGTGCTGCTGGTCGTGCACCGGCCGGCCCTGCTCGCGGTCGCGGACCGTGTGGTGCGGATCGGTGTCGAGGGGCCGAGCGCGGGCGAGTCGTCCGTGCGGAAGCCGGTCGCACGTGAAACCGCGGCCCTGGTGAAGGACGGCGGTGCGGTCGTCGCGAGCGACGCCGTGGCGGATCCCGCGGGGGAGACGCGGCGGACCGGGGCCATGGAGGAAGCGGGCCCGGCGACGCCGTCCGCGCGGCGGGTGTTCGGCCGGGTGCGGGCGATGGCCGGCGGGCTCAAGGGACGGGTCGCCCTCGCGCTGCTGCTCGGCAGCCTGGCGCTCGGCTCGGCCGTGGGTCTCATGGCCGTGTCCGGGTGGCTCATCTCCCGGGCCTCCGAACAGCCGCCCGTGCTCTATCTGATGGTCGCGGTGACCGCGACCCGCGCCTTCGGCATCGGGCGGGCCGTGTTCCGCTACGCCGAGCGTGTCGTCTCGCACGACGCCGTGCTGCGGATGCTCGCCGATCTGCGGGTCGCCGTCTTCCGGCGGCTGGAGCGGATCGCGCCCGCCGGGCTGCGCCGCACCCGGCGCGGTGACCTGCTGACCCGGCTGGTCCAGGACGTCGACGCGCTCCAGGACTACTGGCTGCGCTGGCTGCTCCCGGCCGGTGCCGCGCTCGTCGTCGGTGCCGGATCGGTCGCGTTCACCGGCTGGTTGCTGCCCGAGGCCGGAGCGGTCCTCGCCGTCGGTCTACTGCTCGCCGGAGTCGCCGTGCCGCTGGTCGGCGCCGTGCTCGCCCGGCGCGCGGAACGGCAGCTCGCCCCCGCCCGCGGCGCGCTCACCACCACGGTCGTCGACCTGCTGCACGGCTGCGCCGAACTGACCGTCGCCGGTGCCCTGAAGGGCCGCGTCGAACGGGCCGCCGCGGCCGACCGTACCCTCACCGCCATCGCCTCCCGGCAGTCCGCCGCCACCGCGCTGAGCGCCGGTCTGTCCGCCCTGGTCTGCGGCCTCACCGTGGCCGGCGCCGCGCTCGTCGGCATCCCGGCGGTCCGCGACGGCCGGCTCGACGGCGTCGCGCTCGCCGTGGTCGTCCTCACCCCGCTCGCCGCGTTCGAGGCCGTCACCGGACTGCCGCTCGCGCTGCAGTTCCGCCAGCGGGTGCGACGCAGCGCCGAGCGGGTTCTCGACGTGCTCGACGCGCCCGTCCCCGTCCCCGAGCCGGCCACGCCCGCCGCTCCCCCGGCGAGCCCGTTCCCGCTGGAACTGGACGGCCTCACGGCCCGGTACGCCGGACAGGACCGGCCCGCGCTCGACGGCTTCGGGCTTCGTCTGGAGGCCGGACGCCGGGTGGCCGTGGTCGGCGCGTCCGGCTCGGGCAAGACCACGCTCGCCCAGGTGCTGCTGCGCTTCCTGGACACCGAGTCCGGCGCGTACCGGCTCGGCGGGGTGCCCGCCCGGGACCTCGACAGTGACGACGTCCGCCGCTTCGTCGGCCTGTGCGCCCAGGACGCCCACCTCTTCGACAGCACCCTGCGCGAGAACCTGCGGCTCGCCCGGACCGGCGCGAGCGACGGCGAACTGCGCGACGCGCTGCGCCGCGCTCGGCTCCTGGACTGGGTGGACACCCTGCCCGACGGGCTCGACACCCTGGTCGGCGAGCACGGATCGCGGCTCTCCGGCGGCCAGCGGCAGCGCCTCGCGCTCGCCCGCGCGCTGCTCGCCGACTTCCCCGTCCTCGTCCTCGACGAGCCGGCCGAGCACCTGGACCTGGCCACCGCCGACGCGCTCACCGACGACCTGCTGCGCGCCACCGAGGGCCGTACCACCGTCCTCATCACCCACCGGCTGCACGGCCTCGACGCCGTCGACGAGGTCGTCGTCCTCGACCGGGGCCGGATCGTGCAGCGCGGCACGTACGCCGAGCTGACGGCGGCCGACGGGCGGCTGCGGCGGATGCGGGAGCAGGAACGGGCGAGCGACCGGCTGCTCACGGCCGGGCCCGCCGACGGCCCTGTCGGCGACGGCGCTACCGTCGTACCGGGGGCAGAGCCGGCCCGGCCCACGCCCCCGGTTCCGCCGCAGTCCGCTCAGCCGACTCTTCTCGCCCCATAG
- a CDS encoding cytochrome oxidase subunit I (Bacterial Cytochrome Ubiquinol Oxidase; pfam01654;~cytochrome d terminal oxidase subunit 1; Provisional;~cytochrome oxidase subunit I [Streptomyces hygroscopicus subsp. jinggangensis TL01];~identified by MetaGeneAnnotator; putative): MDLALAPETLARWQFGITTVYHFLFVPLTISLAALTAGLQTAWVRTNKEKYLRATKFWGKLFLINIAMGVVTGIVQEFQFGMNWSDYSRFVGDIFGAPLAFEALIAFFFESTFIGLWIFGWDKLPKKIHLACIWMVSIGTIASAYFILAANSWMQHPVGYKINAQRGRAELTDFWLVLTQNTTLNQVFHTLSAAFLTGGAFMVGIAAYHLARKRHIAEMKTSLRLGLITVVIAGMLTALSGDTLGKVMFKQQPMKMAAAEALWDGEDSAPFSVFAYGDVEKGRNTVAIEIPGLLSFLADNDFSSHVPGINDINKAEQARFGPGDYRPMIPTTYWSFRWMIGFGMSSFLLGLVGLWLTRKKFWLAPALRTGEDEVPHLALFKNKALNPKLARVYWLLALWTLAFPLIANSWGWIFTEMGRQPWAVYGVLQTRHAVSPGVSQGEVITSMSIFTALYAILAVIEVKLLVKYIKAGPPELTEDDLNPPTRIGGDDADRPMAFSY; this comes from the coding sequence GTGGACCTCGCTTTGGCGCCCGAGACACTGGCGCGCTGGCAGTTCGGCATCACCACCGTCTATCACTTTCTCTTCGTCCCGCTGACGATCTCACTCGCCGCGCTCACGGCAGGGCTACAGACGGCCTGGGTGCGCACCAACAAGGAGAAGTACCTCAGAGCGACCAAGTTCTGGGGCAAGCTCTTCCTGATCAACATCGCCATGGGTGTCGTCACGGGCATCGTCCAGGAGTTCCAGTTCGGCATGAACTGGTCCGACTACTCCCGCTTCGTCGGCGACATCTTCGGCGCCCCCCTCGCCTTCGAGGCGCTGATCGCGTTCTTCTTCGAGTCGACCTTCATCGGTCTGTGGATCTTCGGCTGGGACAAGCTGCCGAAGAAGATCCACCTCGCCTGTATCTGGATGGTGTCGATCGGCACCATCGCCTCCGCGTACTTCATCCTGGCTGCCAACTCCTGGATGCAGCACCCGGTCGGCTACAAGATCAACGCCCAGCGAGGCCGCGCCGAACTGACCGACTTCTGGCTGGTGCTCACCCAGAACACCACCCTCAACCAGGTCTTCCACACCCTCTCGGCCGCCTTCCTCACCGGTGGCGCCTTCATGGTCGGCATCGCCGCGTACCACCTGGCCCGCAAGCGCCACATCGCGGAGATGAAGACCTCGCTCCGGCTGGGCCTGATCACGGTCGTCATCGCCGGCATGCTCACCGCGCTCAGCGGTGACACGCTCGGCAAGGTCATGTTCAAGCAGCAGCCGATGAAGATGGCCGCGGCCGAGGCCCTGTGGGACGGCGAGGACAGCGCACCGTTCTCCGTCTTCGCGTACGGCGATGTCGAAAAGGGCCGCAACACCGTGGCCATCGAGATCCCCGGACTGCTCTCCTTCCTCGCCGACAACGACTTCAGCTCGCACGTTCCCGGTATCAACGACATCAACAAGGCGGAGCAGGCGCGGTTCGGGCCCGGCGACTACCGGCCCATGATCCCCACCACCTACTGGAGCTTCCGGTGGATGATCGGCTTCGGTATGTCGTCCTTCCTCCTCGGACTCGTCGGACTCTGGCTGACCCGCAAGAAGTTCTGGTTGGCCCCCGCGCTGAGGACGGGCGAGGACGAGGTGCCGCATCTGGCGCTGTTCAAGAACAAGGCGCTCAACCCCAAGCTCGCCCGCGTGTACTGGTTGCTGGCCCTGTGGACGCTGGCCTTCCCGCTGATCGCCAACTCCTGGGGCTGGATCTTCACCGAGATGGGCCGTCAGCCGTGGGCCGTCTACGGGGTGCTGCAGACCCGCCACGCCGTCTCCCCCGGGGTCTCCCAGGGTGAGGTGATCACCTCGATGAGCATCTTCACCGCTCTGTACGCGATCCTCGCCGTGATCGAGGTGAAGCTGCTCGTCAAGTACATCAAGGCCGGCCCGCCCGAACTCACCGAGGACGACCTCAACCCGCCCACCCGGATCGGCGGGGACGACGCCGACCGCCCCATGGCCTTCTCGTACTGA